In one Coregonus clupeaformis isolate EN_2021a unplaced genomic scaffold, ASM2061545v1 scaf0632, whole genome shotgun sequence genomic region, the following are encoded:
- the LOC123485252 gene encoding E3 ubiquitin-protein ligase TRIM47-like encodes MAQQGVLLDQDQFCCSVCLDLLKEPVTTACGHSYCRSCIEDCWDQDVLKGVYSCPQCRETFTPRPTLRKNNMLAEVVEKLKKTGLQAAPPPALCYAGPGDVACDVCTGTRKQKALMSCLACLASYCEIHLQSHYESPALKKHKLVKATAQLQEKICSDHDKLLEVYCRTDQQCICLLCVMDEHKGHDTVSAAAERTEKQKQLGMSQPKVQQRFQEREKELKELKQAVKSLKSSAQAAVVDSDKIFTELIRSIERRRSEVKELIRAQEKAQVSQAEGLLEQLEQEIAELRKRSTELEQLSHTEDHIHFLQIPVSSHWTQTQHTHSSLCLKGTER; translated from the exons atggctcagcagggagttctgctggaccaggaccagttctgttgttctgtctgtctggatctactgaaggagccggtcactactgcctgtggacacagttactgtaggagctgtattgaggactgctgggatcaggatgttctgaaaggggtctatagctgtcctcagtgcagagagaccttcactccaaggcctactctgaggaaaaataacatgttggctgaagtggtggagaaactgaagaagacaggactccaggctgctccccctcctgctctgtgctatgctggacctggagatgtggcgtgtgatgtctgcactgggaccagaaagcagaaagccctcatgtcctgtctggcatgtctggcctcttactgtgagattCACCTCCAAtctcactatgaatctcctgctttgaagaagcacaagctggtcaaagccaccgcacaactacaggagaagatctgctctgatcatgacaaactgctggaggtttactgtcgtaccgatcagcagtgtatctgtctgctgtgtgtgatggatgaacataaaggccatgatacagtgtcagctgcagcagagaggactgagaaacag aagcagctggggatgagtcagccgaaggtccagcagagattccaggagagagagaaggagctgaaggagctcaaacaggctgtaaagtctctcaag agctctgcacaggcagcagtggtggacagtgataagatctttactgagctgatccgctccattgagagaaggcgctctgaggtgaaggagctgatcagagcccaagagaaggctcaagtgagtcaagctgaaggactcctggagcaactggagcaggagatagctgagctgaggaagagaagcactgagctggagcagctctcacacacagaggatcacatccatttcctccag attcctgtcagctcacactggacccaaacacagcacacacactcctctctctgtctgaagggaacagaaaggtga